In Asterias amurensis chromosome 4, ASM3211899v1, one genomic interval encodes:
- the LOC139936453 gene encoding uncharacterized protein, which produces MADRIGTPKCAVCCAFCNRSIIWDDRSTAINNEISDRSKKYIVEPQYSSSSSRESISSQSSISTHSSSSSPPSNKKANSLSTGIDSLPTGTPPSIRKIYTFFFGNRLQERQPSPLGKTPPLCLPGSLEDTRQLSVMPLSSRPPHDLAQPLKGAPSTIIRPPLARADEIFDRDCRDVQTRIKSASASSNTSSSSASQSSSSDTSGFQPAISDIRRLIESDPSKKDICVRTLYACDADNESELSFVPNQIIINVRASKEKGWLLGTLNGKTGLVPENYVEMLPGPST; this is translated from the exons ATGGCGGATAGGATAGGCACGCCTAAGTGCGCCGTGTGCTGTGCGTTCTGCAACAGGTCAATCATTTGG GATGACAGATCAACAGCAATCAACAATGAAATATCAGACAGGTCGAAAAAATACA TAGTGGAGCCCCAGTACAGTTCCAGCAGCAGTCGAGAGTCGATCAGCTCCCAGTCCTCCATCTCAACTCACTCCTCCAGCTCATCACCGCCCTCCAATAAGAAAGCAAACTCACTTTCTACAG GAATAGACTCTTTGCCAACTGGAACTCCTCCCTCCATCAGGAAAATTTACACTTTTTTCTTTGGGAATCGTCTGCAGGAAAGACAGCCTTCCCCTCttg GTAAAACACCACCGCTATGTTTACCAGGAAGTCTCGAGGATACTAGACAATTATCGGTAATGCCTCTATCATCGAGGCCGCCTCATGACTTAGCACAGCCTCTTAAAG gcGCACCAAGCACCATTATAAGACCGCCCCTGGCAAGAGCAGATGAAAT ATTTGATAGAGATTGTCGTGATGTACAGACACGAATCAAGAGTGCTTCCGCTAGCTCTAATACAAGCTCATCCTCAGCCTCTCA ATCCAGCAGTTCAGATACTTCTGGATTCCAACCTGCTATTAGTGATATTAGACGTTTAATTGAATCAGATCCTAGTAAAAA GGATATTTGTGTGAGGACGTTATATGCATGTGATGCTGACAACGAATCAGAGCTCTCGTTTGTTCCAAATCAGATCATAATTAATG TTAGGGCATCGAAAGAGAAAGGTTGGCTCCTAGGTACACTGAACGGCAAAACAGGTCTAGTTCCTGAAAACTATGTAGAAATGCTACCAGGACCAAGCACCTAG